One stretch of Acropora muricata isolate sample 2 chromosome 12, ASM3666990v1, whole genome shotgun sequence DNA includes these proteins:
- the LOC136893426 gene encoding probable flavin-containing monoamine oxidase A: protein MTASLDPTEKVLDVVIIGAGISGLSAAYELQKNRPNIKFVILEAKGRVGGRLDSVELKTENGTDRWDVGGQWICRNQKAVMNLLEELEVEIYDQWDTGSKIMQSSDGIIKKYSGSLPPLWFLALLDMWWFIRKVEHLCRQVPIDDPSKCLKAAEWDGMTLETWKHQTIWTSVVKELLDTVVGILFGVTPSQMSLLYFLHYLHCAGGWSVAVDSDRKGHAQEWKIKGTAHKVTELLAGRLGKHRVLLNHPVTAIKQGDDYVHITSSVGESFKARLVIVAIPPHLTGQIEFSPPLPYNKQRVIHNMPPSHLTKFVASYDTAFWRNAGLCGDMARSSCVGCCENNPIGITFDGTTSNGSPAIVGFITSYAAAKWVSVKDEMKKEAILKSLKLFFGPEAEHPLDFFIKDWSQETWNGGCPVNVMAPGAITNYGDCLREPFNRVYWAGTETATEWRGYMSGAVQAGQRAGNEVLARLDNHSSNYK from the exons ATGACTGCCTCTTTGGATCCTACCGAGAAAGTCCTCGATGTTGTCATTATCGGAGCAGGGATTTCTGGTCTCTCGGCCGCTTACGAGTTGCAGAAGAACCGACCAAACATCAAATTTGTCATCCTTGAAGCAAAAG GTAGAGTTGGAGGAAGACTTGATAGTGTGGAGCTAAAAACAGAAAATGGAACAGACAGATGGGATGTTGGAGGGCAGTGGATATGTAG GAATCAGAAAGCTGTCATGAATCTTCTTGAAGAGTTAGAAGTTGAAATTTATGACCAATGGGACACTGGCAGCAAGATCATGCAAAGCAGTGATGGTATCATAAAAAAATATTCTGGCTCACTGCCACCATTATGGTTTCTAGCTCTTCTTGATATGTGGTGGTTCATACGGAAG GTTGAGCATCTTTGCCGGCAAGTTCCAATTGATGACCCCAGCAAATGTCTCAAAGCTGCAGAGTGGGATGGAATGACATTAGAGACTTGGAAACACCAGACAATCTGGACTAGTG TTGTTAAAGAACTCCTGGACACAGTTGTTGGTATATTGTTTGGTGTGACCCCCTCTCAGATGTCTCTCCTCTATTTCCTGCATTACTTGCATTGTGCAGGAGGGTGGTCAGTAGCTGTGGACTCTGATAGAAAAGGTCATGCACAAGAATGGAAAATCAAG GGCACTGCTCACAAAGTGACAGAACTTCTTGCAGGCAGATTAGGCAAACACCGTGTACTTCTGAATCATCCTGTCACTGCTATCAAACAA GGTGACGATTATGTTCATATTACCAGCTCTGTTGGTGAGTCTTTCAAAGCTAGACTGGTAATTGTTGCAATTCCACCACATTTAACAG GCCAGATTGAATTCAGTCCGCCCCTTCCATACAACAAACAACGAGTTATACACAACATGCCTCCATCACATTTGACCAAGTTTGTAGCATCATATGACACAGCATTTTGGAGAAATGCTGGTTTATGTGGAGATATGGCACGGAGCTCGTGTGTAGGTTGTTGTGAAAATAATCCAATAGGAATTACATTTGATGGTACAACAAGTAATGGAAGCCCTGCTATTGTTGGATTCATCACTTCCTATGCTGCTGCTAAGTGGGTGTCAGTAAAG GATGAGATGAAAAAGGAGGCAATCTTGAAGTCTTTGAAGTTGTTTTTTGGACCTGAAGCTGAACATCCTTTAGATTTTTTCATCAAG GATTGGTCACAGGAAACCTGGAACGGTGGGTGTCCTGTGAATGTGATGGCTCCGGGAGCCATAACTAATTATGGAGACTGCTTGCGAGAACCTTTCAATAG GGTTTACTGGGCAGGGACAGAGACTGCAACAGAATGGCGAGGGTACATGAGCGGCGCTGTGCAAGCTGGACAGAGAGCTGGCAATGAAGTTCTTGCAAGATTAGACAATCATTCCTCAAACTACAAATAG
- the LOC136893428 gene encoding uncharacterized protein, translating into MKVIHCSLLVALLSLMLVEAVKKCEKIDSCRCSTDAGEINLWSLAGQTPKRARFNISSPSLEKYYLWSPCTEWATQGHPCENAAVCEVTRKTASLISYSNMGKRDSSNCAVDERNGRCLLTYDVPGNKRKTAIALECDEGEEGKVDPMISDFSSFLTYTTLHSMCACPGKCALSTNGNNGILYHVFSDDEGMEVGAIVGIVIAGIILVILLVFAIFICCLRRKLPSGLPKPSICTTVKVGLGIIKKKLCPCC; encoded by the exons ATGAAGGTCATTCATTGCTCTCTTTTGGTAGCTTTGCTTTCTTTGATGCTCGTTGAGGCGGTCAAAAAATGCGAGAAAATCGATTCTTGTCGCTGTTCAACGGATGCTGGAGAGATCAACCTTTGGAGTCTCGCAGGACAAACACCGAAGCGGGCAAG GTTCAACATTTCCTCCCCATCTTTGGAAAAATATTACCTATGGAGTCCCTGCACAGAATGGGCAACTCAAGGCCATCCCTGTGAAAATGCAGCG GTTTGCGAGGTTACCCGGAAGACGGCTTCTCTCATTTCCTATTCAAATATGGGCAAGCGTGACTCGTCGAATTGTGCTGTCGACGAACGGAATGGACGATGCCTGTTGACATATGATGTACCTGGGAATAAAAG GAAAACTGCAATTGCACTTGAGTGTGACGAAGGGGAAGAAGGGAAAGTGGATCCGATGATCTCGGATTTCTCCAGCTTTTTAACCTAT ACAACCCTACACAGCATGTGCGCATGTCCAGGAAAGTGTGCTCTGTCGACCAATGGAAATAACGGTATACTATATCACGTGTTTTCTGATGACGAAGGCATGGAAGTAGGAGCTATCGTTGGTATTGT AATTGCAGGCATTATCTTAGTAATTCTTTTGGTGTTCGCCATTTTCATTTGCTGCTTGCGTCGTAAGCTACCTTCTGGATTGCCTAAACCCAGTATTTGCACCACTGTCAAG GTTGGACTAGGTATCATCAAGAAGAAGCTCTGTCCATGCTGTTAG